A region from the Lolium perenne isolate Kyuss_39 chromosome 4, Kyuss_2.0, whole genome shotgun sequence genome encodes:
- the LOC127292758 gene encoding uncharacterized protein codes for MGAKVEGEGYRTGHYAVGDLNAGANGWRSPYEEEKTSDEQLYNGSMTTEAIGCTDYDREMFKRTMLAHEAVFRQQVYELHRVYRIQSDLMKHYRNKEMHACPRLGDASQRNSPSQVPLHGVKTAAAAAATVNIEKTNSLKFLREGSVQSSPNGFPSSDAALHTKQGMFDLERGADNCFEDDNASDNKPIDFLGVSSDAKHQSDSIVTLAGAERVGRLGHNSSTSFLPTIGNLGGHRVADLNEPILGTSMGRTNGPVSGGPLYSLDNSWQQSAWRSSVTNNSFNKEYTIDKRINEGTSSNFFDTSSRIKQEEKPFIDKGKHASNGSFVAPRYSDTDARATFNVADGRSANINQFMYQYPNSSTGWYSRSPLEGSALNMFSRHDHPHGSGLNTLVTPIPSPHIGHPSVASRVGSCIVDPRSYSNNVDFQSFPSFNGSSTVNSYACLGAANQSIGTFRCNPKGIDKSDGRYSAAPLDSSSASRPRQQVTISSDLKQNKRQMFEHPARQCHDDPDFANGKGRNNFNLNEALSDGQEDVPVEQDRVYAGSSQHIEGEGSVSGISWLSKKASFGDSTGLEEPRKVFEHSSLMEMKVNKGRSGAALAVSNLPDSASTSVGCGAKKDKIQESAACLPPSCQKLVPRDGQAAANKSDAAIVNFFDLNDDIPNEDNSESSIVSHECHATPLQNNHAKRAFVIDLEVPACEDAAATAAAEDIIALSMDVPTTDTPENMLQWFAELAVSSIDDDDLETFESLTLKLEETKAVVEFCSRPAAPTVENDEQTVSPVNLLTKPKRGGNQRKRRQKRDFQKDILPSISSLCRPEIIEDIQLLEGLVQTTGGSWESSFTRRRRSRGKKPKKKVEDTVEEEVEISPPPAKPDDAGLEAEDRGMIGWGRTTRRCRRQRCPSGMTIAAAS; via the exons ATGGGAGCAAAAGTAGAAGGCGAGGGCTACAGAACTGGGCATTATGCCGTGGGCGATCTCAACGCGGGCGCCAATGGCTGGAGGTCGCCATACGAGGAGGAGAAGACATCAGATGAGCAGTTGTATAACGGCTCCATGACCACGGAGGCGATTGGTTGTACAGATTATGATAGAGAAATGTTCAAGCGCACAATGCTGGCGCATGAAGCTGTATTTAGACAGCAG GTGTATGAACTGCATCGGGTTTACAGAATACAGAGCGACCTGATGAAACATTATAGAAACAAAGAAATGCATGCATGCCCAAGGCTGGGAGATGCATCACAGAGAAACTCACCGTCACAGGTTCCACTGCACGGTGTGAAGACGGCCGCTGCAGCAGCTGCTACTGTGAACATTGAAAAAACCAATTCCTTGAAGTTTCTAAGGGAAGGCAGTGTCCAGTCCTCGCCAAATGGATTTCCCTCAAGTGATGCCGCCTTACACACCAAACAAGGCATGTTTGACCTTGAGCGCGGAGCTGATAATTGCTTTGAAGATGACAATGCATCAGACAATAAGCCTATAGATTTCCTTGGTGTATCATCAGATGCAAAACATCAGAGTGATTCTATTGTCACATTAGCTGGGGCAGAACGCGTGGGGAGGTTGGGTCATAATAGTTCAACCTCTTTTTTGCCAACTATAGGTAATCTTGGAGGCCACCGTGTTGCTGATCTGAATGAGCCGATTTTGGGCACGAGTATGGGCAGAACAAATGGGCCAGTATCTGGGGGTCCTTTATATTCCCTGGACAACTCTTGGCAGCAGTCGGCATGGAGATCAAGCGTCACTAACAACAGTTTCAATAAAGAATACACCATAGACAAGCGTATTAATGAAGGAACAAGCTCAAATTTCTTTGATACTAGTTCCAGGATAAAACAGGAGGAGAAACCATTCATTGATAAAG GGAAACATGCCAGCAACGGAAGTTTTGTCGCACCCAGATACAGCGACACAGATGCACGGGCAACCTTCAATGTTGCGGATGGGAGATCTGCAAACATTAATCAGTTTATGTACCAATATCCAAATAGCTCAACCGGATGGTATTCTAGAAGTCCTCTGGAAGGCTCTGCTCTCAATATGTTTTCTAGACATGACCATCCACATGGTTCAGGTCTTAATACACTTGTTACTCCAATCCCTTCTCCGCACATAGGCCATCCTTCTGTTGCCTCTCGTGTTGGTTCTTGCATAGTAGACCCAAGGAGCTATAGCAACAATGTCGATTTCCAATCATTTCCAAGCTTCAATGGATCTTCAACGGTGAATTCTTATGCATGTCTTGGTGCTGCAAACCAAAGCATTGGAACCTTCAGATGTAATCCAAAAGGAATCGATAAGTCGGATGGTAGGTATTCTGCCGCTCCACTTGATTCATCGTCTGCTTCACGACCACGGCAGCAGGTAACAATTTCAAGTGACTTGAAGCAAAATAAGCGGCAGATGTTTGAACACCCTGCACGGCAGTGCCACGATGATCCTGACTTTGCAAATGGTAAGGGCAGAAATAACTTCAATTTGAATGAAGCACTTTCAGATGGTCAGGAAGATGTTCCTGTAGAGCAAGACAGGGTATATGCTGGCAGTTCACAACATATTGAAGGTGAGGGGTCAGTATCTGGGATCTCTTGGCTCAGTAAGAAAGCTTCATTTGGTGATTCCACAGGTTTGGAAGAGCCAAGGAAGGTGTTTGAACATTCATCTCTAATGGAGATGAAAGTTAATAAAGGCAGATCGGGAGCAGCTCTGGCTGTTAGCAATTTGCCAGATTCTGCATCAACATCTGTAGGTTGCGGAGCTAAGAAGGATAAAATCCAGGAGAGTGCTGCATGTTTACCTCCTTCATGCCAGAAACTTGTGCCTAGAGATGGGCAAGCTGCTGCCAACAAAAGTGATGCAGCAATCGTGAATTTCTTTGATCTGAATGATGATATACCAAATGAAGATAATTCAGAGTCATCCATAGTGTCACATGAATGCCATGCGACCCCCTTACAGAACAACCATGCTAAGCGTGCGTTTGTGATTGATTTAGAAGTGCCGGCTTGCGAAGATGCTGCCGCTACAGCCGCAGCAGAGGACATTATTGCCTTGTCAATGGATGTGCCAACCACAGATACACCAGAAAATATGTTGCAGTGGTTTGCGGAGCTCGCTGTATCAAGCATTGACGATGACGATTTAGAAACATTTGAATCGTTGACACTGAAGCTGGAAGAGACCAAGGCTGTTGTTGAGTTCTGCAGCAGGCCAGCGGCACCCACAGTAGAAAACGACGAGCAAACTGTTTCACCTGTGAATCTCCTGACCAAGCCAAAGAGGGGAGGCAATCAAAGGAAGCGCCGGCAGAAGCGCGACTTTCAGAAAGATATCCTGCCCAGCATATCTTCACTTTGCCGTCCTGAAATCATTGAGGACATTCAGTTACTTGAGGGGTTGGTTCAGACGACCGGCGGATCCTGGGAGTCAAGCTTCACTAGGCGGCGGCGGTCAAGGGGTAAAAAACCCAAGAAGAAGGTGGAAGATACCGTAGAAGAAGAGGTGGAGATCAGCCCTCCGCCCGCCAAACCTGACGACGCGGGGTTAGAGGCCGAAGACAGGGGTATGATCGGGTGGGGAAGAACAACGAGGCGGTGTCGGAGGCAGCGATGCCCGTCGGGTATGACCATCGCTGCTGCATCCTGA